The DNA region TAAAATCCCCAAACCGGCTTGTCTCCCGCCCTGCCATCGGCGTAAGTTCCTGCCAGCCGACCGACTGCCGAAAATTGTGCCTCCGACGGACCCATCGCCGTCTTTCGACAGCACCTGGAAGGAGCCTGTCAGATGAAACCCTTCAGATTGATTCCCGGACCCCTCCGTGGGGTCCTGGTCCTGAGCATCTACCTGATCAACACCTTGTTTTGGACGTTGCCGCTTTTCAGCCTGACCCTTTTGAAGTTCGTAATTCCCGTTCCCGCTTTTCGCCGTTTCGTGACCCGCATCCTGCACGGGCTGGCAGCCCATTGGGTGGCGGTCAACAACTTCACCCAGCGTCTTTTCTGCGGCACCCAGTGGGAGGTGACGGGGCTGGAAAACCTGCGTCCCCGGGGCTGGTATCTGGTGGTCGCCAACCATCAGTCGTGGGTGGACATCCTGGTCCTGCAGCGGGTATTCAACCGCAGGATTCCGCTGCTGACCTTCTTCATCAAAAAGGAATTGATCTGGTTTCCCCTTCTGGGGCAGGCTTGGTGGGCGCTGGATTTCCCCTTCATGAAACGCCATTCCACCGCTTACCTGAAAAAGCATCCTGAAAAGCGGGGCGAAGACATCGCAGCCGCGCAAAAGGCGTGTGAAAAGTTCAAGCACCAGCCCATCGCCCTCATGAACTTTATTGAAGGCACGCGCTTCAGCCCCGAAAAAAAGCGGCGCAGCGGCTCCCCCTACGCCAACCTGCTGCGCACCAAAGCCGGCGGGATGGCGCTGGTCTTGAACACGGCGGGCCAGCAGCTGCACCGCATACTTGATGTCACCATCGTCTACCCCGATGGCCGCAAGAGCTTCTGGGAATTTGCCTGTGGCAAGATCGGCCGGATCCATGTGCAGGTCGATCAGATCCCGGTCTCGCCGTGGATGATCGGAGACTATGTCGAAGACCGGGTCTTCAGGCGAAAATTCCAGGCCTGGCTAAACGACCTGTGGACCCAAAAAGACCAGCGTATCACAGCACTTCTGGACGCCACCCGAACCGCCGATTCCGGGATGCGGGCCCATCCGGGCGCCGAAGCGCCGCACGCCGAGGAGCTGCAGTCCGATTCGCGCAAGGCGGTCCAGAGCATGCCGTAACGTCACCTCCCGGGGGGGTCTTTTCCGGGCCCCTTAACCCCTTGGGCCAGGCGTTGCACCCAAATGGGGCGCATCCTTTGACAAGCGGGCTGAATTTCCTGCAATCTCGACCATCTCAGCTACCATTTCAAACCACCGAACTCCCCGCAAGCCTCATCGCCAGATATCACTATAGCCGTTTCAGGGGGCTTTCCGAAGGCCGGTCCGTCGTTCCGCCGGCGGGTTGCGAAAACCGTATCGCCGTCTTGATCATGCTGCCCCGATTTGACTTTTAAGCTGTCACCCTTTAAGATTTTTTGGGTATGGGTTGACTCGGGCCCGCGGTCGCCGGCCCGGTCCCAGTAAACCCCCTGAGGAAAGGCGGTCCACCCCATGGTCCTGGTAATCGGTGAGATATTATTCGACGTGTTTCCGGATTACCGCCGGATTGGCGGCGCGCCTTTCAATTTTGCATTTCACCTGCACCGCCTGGGTGAACCGGTGCGGTTCGTCTCACGTATCGGGATGGATGCACCCGGACGCGAGGTGCTGGCCTTTGTGGAGGGGTGCGGTCTGAACGCCGGAGATCTTCAGCTGGATCCGGAGCACCCAACCGGGCAGGTGCAGGTCAGCCTGGACAAGGCCGCCGTGCCCACCTTCGATATCCTCCCGGACATGGCCTACGACCACATCCAAATAGACGACCGGCTGCAAAACCTGCTGGCCACCCCGCTGCGTCTGATCTATTTCGGGACCCTCGCCCAGCGCACGCCGCAGGGTTTTCGCACCCTGCAAGCCCTGCTGAGCCGCCGCCACCCGGAAACCCGCACATTCTGCGACATCAACCTGCGCCCCGACAGTTACAATGATCAGGTCATCCGCGCTTCTCTCCGCCAGACCGACGTCCTCAAGCTCAGCTCCGAGGAGCTCCAGATGCTGCGCGGCATCGTGGGCGGACCGGCCGAGGAGCGCGCCCTGGTCGATCGGCTGCGCAGCGAATTCGACATTGCGGTGGTGGTCCTCACTCACGGGGCGGCGGGCAGCGCGTGGCATTCCCGGGAGGGCAGTTGCCATCTGGCCCCGCCGCCGCTGGCCGCTGTCGCCGACACGGTGGGAGCCGGCGACGCTCACGCCGCCATGACCGCAGTGGGCTATCTGCGGCAATGGCCCCCGGCCAAGACCCTCGCGGCGGCCAACCGCCTGGCCGCCGCGGTCTGCACCATTCAGGGGGCCCTGCCCGAGAGCGATGCTTTCTACGCTGAAATGGGCCTTATCTCGGGAGGGTGATCCGATGAGCGAAAATGGGCTTTATATCCAGATGTTCAGTCTCCACGGCCTGGTGCGCGGCAGCAACCTGGAACTGGGGCGCGACGCCGATACCGGCGGTCAGGTGAAATACGTGATCGAACTCGGAAGAGCCTTGGCCGAACTGGAGGGGGTCAGGCAGGTGGATCTTTTCACCCGATTTCTAGCAGACAACGCCCTTTCCGAGGATTACGCGCGGCGGGTGGAGCAGGTGGCCGACCGCTTTCGCATCGTGCGAATCCAATGCGGCGGCCGCAAATACATGCGCAAGGAACTGCTCTGGCGGCATCTGGACGAATTCGTGGACAAAACCATCAAATTTATCAAGAACGAAAAGACCCTGCCGGACATCGTCCACGGCCACTACCCCGACGCCGGTTACGCGGCGATGCAGCTGACCCGCATCTTCGGGGTTCCTTTCATTTTTACCGGCCACTCCCTGGGCCGGGCCAAAAAGCAGAAGCTGCTGGCCGAAGGCTTGAAGGAGGATGAGATCGCCCGCAAATACCGCATCGATCAACGGATCCGGGTGGAAGAGGAAATCCTGAAGTATGCCGATTTGATCGTCACCAGCACCCACCAGGAGGTTCAGGAGCAGTACGGAATGTACCACAATGGCGGGCTGGCGGATTTTCGGGTCCTGCCGCCGGGCATCGACATCGAGAAATTCTATCCCTACTACCACGACCTGCTGCCGGAGTCCGAGCGCAGCGAAACCGCCCTATACGCCCAAGCCAAATTGCTTCAGGAGCTCAACCGCTTTTTCCTGCGCCCGGAAAAACCCCTGATCCTGGCCCTCTGCCGCCCCGACAAGCGCAAGAACATCCACGGTCTGATCCGTGCCTACGGGGAGGCGCCCGACCTTCAGGCCATGGCCAACCTGGCGGTGTTTGCCGGTATCCGCCGGGACATCAGCCAGATGGAGGAAAACGAGCGCGACGTTCTCACCCAGATGCTGCTTGAGATGGACAAGTATGACCTTTACGGTAAAATGGCGATTCCCAAACGGCACGATTTCGAGCACGAGGTTCCGGAACTCTACCGCATCGCGGCGGCAAAACGGGGGGTTTTCGTCAACCCCGCCCTGACCGAACCCTTCGGGCTGACACTCCTGGAGGCGTCGGCCACCGGGCTGCCGGTGGTCGCCACAAATGACGGCGGCCCCAAGGACATCATTAAAAACTGCGGCAGCGGGATACTAGTGGATCCCACCGACAGCGGCGCCATCGCGGACGCCATCCGGGAAATCATCTCCAGCAATCACAGCTGGGACAAGTTTTCCAAAAACGGCATCATGAATGTCCGCCAGCACTATACCTGGCAGCACCATGCCGAAGCCTACCGGGCCGAAGCCGAGCGGCTGGTTTCCGCCGGCCAGGCGTCCGACATGGCCGCCGTGGTGCCGCGGAATGCCATCGGCCGCCGGCTGGTCCGGCTGAACCACCTGATCATCTCGGATATCGACAACACCCTCTTGGGCGGGGACCCCCAGGACCTAAAACGCCTGCTGGACCTTATGGCGGCCCACCGCAGGGTCATCGGTTTCGGGGTCGCCACCGGGCGCACCGTGGACTCGGCGGTTCAGGTGCTCAAAGCCCACAATTTCCCCGCACCGGACGTGATCATCTCCTCGGTGGGCAGTGAGATCTACTACGGTCAAGAACTGCAGGCCGGCCAGGGGTGGGAAACCCACATCGCCAGCGGTTGGGACCGCGAAAAGATCGTGCGCCTGCTGAAGAATTTCGATTTTCTCGAGTACCAGGCGGAAGACACCCAGCGCCTATACAAGGTCAGCTACAACATGGCGCCGGACAAGGACCGCCTGGCCATGATCCACGACCTGCTCTCACGCCACAAATGCCGCTACAATCTCATCTATTCCCACCAAAAATACCTGGACATTCTGCCGCACCGCGCCTCCAAGGGCAAAGCCATCCGCTACCTCAGCTACAAGTGGGAGATTCCTTTAGGCAATTTCCTGGTTTGCGGTGACTCCGGCAACGACGAGGAGATGCTGCGGGGTGAACCATTGGGGGTTGTTGTGGGCAATTTCAGCCCCGAGCTGGCCAAACTGCGCCGCATGAAGCATGTCTTCTTTGCCAAGGGGACCTATGCCGCCGGAATTTTGGAGGCCATCGCGCACTACGGGTTCATCGCCGCCGCACGCGGAAGATCCCATGAGCCTGCAGAATAAAGTCCAGTTGATCACCTGCCCCGACAGCCTGGGCGGAAACCTGCCCGAGGCCATCGGCGGGGTGCAGATCCTGCCCTTCTAAACGTTTAATCCGCCTTGGATTGCAGCGCCGCTTGTCATGCTTTTCTTGTCACCAGGCGGCACGTGGAGGTCGAAAAGGCATCGCTGCCGAAGCTGTCGCTTCGCCGCCAGCCGTTTTGATCTAAAAATTCACCGGCAGTTTTGAGGTCCGCTTCGAAAACGAAAAAAAAGACCTGATCGGTTTTCTTGATCCGCAGACCGTCACCGACGGGTGAGAGCTTGTCGTTGCGGCGCACAACCGCTGCGATCAGCCCGTTTCCGGTGTATTCGCTCACAAGCGATTCGGCGCCGATCTCGGCCGGCGGCTGCTTCGCCGGCTGCCAGACCTGCAGGTAGACCTGGCCGGCATCGAAGCGGCGGTTCCAGAGATCGACGTCCAGCGTTTTGCCAAACGCCACCTGGGCGTCCGTCTCGTGGAGCATCTTGGCCGTCAGGGACTCGGTGTCGGTTTTGAGAGCGCAGTAAAGCGCAATCGTTTTGGCCTCGGCTTTCACCTTCTGGATGAAAAGATAGTTCACCGCATCGTTGGCGGTCAGCGCCAGCGCCCCCCGCCGGGTGTCGATTTCCGCCCGCAGCAGGTTTCGGGTCTGCAGCCCGTTGCCGTAAATAACCCGGGTGCAGTCGTTTTCGGCCGCCTTGCAATGGTCCGCATTGGAATCGATGCAGAGGATTTCCTGGCCGTTTTCCTTGAACAACTTGGCCACCCCGCGCGCCAGGCCGTTGGCCCCCAGCACCACCCAGCCCTTCTGGCTGGGTCGCCGCAGGCCCAAGACACCGGCCATCGGCCCGCCGGTTAGGCCCGCGAAAACCACCGTGACCGCGATCACCAGAAACACCAGTGCCCGCAGCTCGTAACCGCCGGGCAGTCCGCGCGCCCCGAAGGCGGCGGCGAAAAAAGAGGCCACCGCCGCGGCCACGATCCCCCGGGGGCCGATCCAGGCGATGAAAAGACGCTCCCGCCAGTTCAGGCCCGAAAGCCAAGTGCCGGCCAAAACCGCCGCCGGGCGCACCCCGAACATCAGCACCAGGACGACCCCCAGCCCCGGCCAGCCCAGGCCCAGGACCTGGGGCAGGCGCACGTCGGCCGCCAACAGCACAAAGAGCATCCCGATCAACAGCACGGTCAGCTCCTCCTTGAATTCCGCCAGGTCCCGCAAAACCGAGGTCCGGTAGTTGCCGATGACGATCCCGGCCATGGTCACGGCGGCGATGCCGCTTTCCGAAAGCATCTGGTTGGCTCCCTGGAACAGGGCCAGAACAGCGGCAAGGGTGAACACATTCTGCGTTCCCTCGGGGATCAGCCACCGCACCCGGTAGAAAAAAATCAGCAGCAAAGCGGCGACACCCCCCATTCCCGCCCCGAAGGCCAGCCGCGAGACCACATGCCAGCCCCAGAGTAGCGGACTGCCGTGGGCGGGGCCGAGGGCGGCCTCCAGCGCCACCGTCGCCACCACCGCGCCAAGGGCATCGATCAGGACCCCCTCGGCCTCCAGTATGGTGGCCACCGAACGTTTGACTTTGAGACGTTTCAGCAGCGGGTTGATCACGGTGGGGCCGGTCACCATCACCAGGGTGCCGAACAGCAGGGCGGTTTGCCAGGGCCAGCGCATGATGTAATGCGCGGCGGCTGCACCGCCGGCGACCGTCACCAACCCGCCCACAAGGATCAACTGCCGGATGGAGTGCTGGGCGCGCTTCAGGCGCCTGAACTTCAGGTTCAACCCGCCTTCGAAAAGAATCACCGCCACGGCGAATCCGGTCAGGATGTTGAGCGCCGGACCGAGAGCGGCCGGGTGGATGATTCCCACACCGTCCGGCCCGCAGGCCACGCCGGCGGCCAGCAGCAAAACGATGCCCGGAATGCGCAGGTGGTGCGCCACGGCCTGGGCGACCATGCCCATGGCCAGCGCCAGGGCGATGGTCAGCCCGGGGTTGTAAAAAATCGAGGCCGTCATGGGTTCACTTCAACTCTTTAATTTTCTTTAAATCCGCTTCCTTGCCGATCATGATGAGAAGATCGCTGTCCTTGACCACAAAATCGGCCGAGGGAACCATCACGAACCGCTCCGGGACCAGCTCTTTGATGGCGATGATGTTGACCCCGTAGCGCTGGCGCAGATCGAGATCCCGCAGCGACTGGCCCGTAAACGGTGCCGGCGGTGCGACCTGGGCGATGGTGTACTCTTCCTCCAACGGCAGAAACTCCAGGATGTTGGGCGAGGTCAGCTGCACCGCCAGGCGCTTGGCCATGTCCATGCCCGGTCGGATGATCTCGGAAGCCCCCAGCAGTTTGAGGATCTCCCCGTGATCGTCGTCCTCGGCCTTGACGACGATCCGTTTGACCCCCAACCGGGCGAGATGATAGCAGATCAGGATGCTGGGTTTGATGTTGGCCCCGGTGCTGACAATCACCGCATCCAACTCGCTCAGCCCCAACCCTTTGAGGGCTTCCATGTCAGTCACATCCTGAACGATGGCGCTGGTGCAAAACGGTTCGACCGCCTGGACCCGCTCC from Desulfobacteraceae bacterium includes:
- a CDS encoding acyltransferase is translated as MKPFRLIPGPLRGVLVLSIYLINTLFWTLPLFSLTLLKFVIPVPAFRRFVTRILHGLAAHWVAVNNFTQRLFCGTQWEVTGLENLRPRGWYLVVANHQSWVDILVLQRVFNRRIPLLTFFIKKELIWFPLLGQAWWALDFPFMKRHSTAYLKKHPEKRGEDIAAAQKACEKFKHQPIALMNFIEGTRFSPEKKRRSGSPYANLLRTKAGGMALVLNTAGQQLHRILDVTIVYPDGRKSFWEFACGKIGRIHVQVDQIPVSPWMIGDYVEDRVFRRKFQAWLNDLWTQKDQRITALLDATRTADSGMRAHPGAEAPHAEELQSDSRKAVQSMP
- a CDS encoding PfkB family carbohydrate kinase, which produces MVLVIGEILFDVFPDYRRIGGAPFNFAFHLHRLGEPVRFVSRIGMDAPGREVLAFVEGCGLNAGDLQLDPEHPTGQVQVSLDKAAVPTFDILPDMAYDHIQIDDRLQNLLATPLRLIYFGTLAQRTPQGFRTLQALLSRRHPETRTFCDINLRPDSYNDQVIRASLRQTDVLKLSSEELQMLRGIVGGPAEERALVDRLRSEFDIAVVVLTHGAAGSAWHSREGSCHLAPPPLAAVADTVGAGDAHAAMTAVGYLRQWPPAKTLAAANRLAAAVCTIQGALPESDAFYAEMGLISGG
- a CDS encoding HAD-IIB family hydrolase encodes the protein MSENGLYIQMFSLHGLVRGSNLELGRDADTGGQVKYVIELGRALAELEGVRQVDLFTRFLADNALSEDYARRVEQVADRFRIVRIQCGGRKYMRKELLWRHLDEFVDKTIKFIKNEKTLPDIVHGHYPDAGYAAMQLTRIFGVPFIFTGHSLGRAKKQKLLAEGLKEDEIARKYRIDQRIRVEEEILKYADLIVTSTHQEVQEQYGMYHNGGLADFRVLPPGIDIEKFYPYYHDLLPESERSETALYAQAKLLQELNRFFLRPEKPLILALCRPDKRKNIHGLIRAYGEAPDLQAMANLAVFAGIRRDISQMEENERDVLTQMLLEMDKYDLYGKMAIPKRHDFEHEVPELYRIAAAKRGVFVNPALTEPFGLTLLEASATGLPVVATNDGGPKDIIKNCGSGILVDPTDSGAIADAIREIISSNHSWDKFSKNGIMNVRQHYTWQHHAEAYRAEAERLVSAGQASDMAAVVPRNAIGRRLVRLNHLIISDIDNTLLGGDPQDLKRLLDLMAAHRRVIGFGVATGRTVDSAVQVLKAHNFPAPDVIISSVGSEIYYGQELQAGQGWETHIASGWDREKIVRLLKNFDFLEYQAEDTQRLYKVSYNMAPDKDRLAMIHDLLSRHKCRYNLIYSHQKYLDILPHRASKGKAIRYLSYKWEIPLGNFLVCGDSGNDEEMLRGEPLGVVVGNFSPELAKLRRMKHVFFAKGTYAAGILEAIAHYGFIAAARGRSHEPAE
- a CDS encoding cation:proton antiporter, yielding MTASIFYNPGLTIALALAMGMVAQAVAHHLRIPGIVLLLAAGVACGPDGVGIIHPAALGPALNILTGFAVAVILFEGGLNLKFRRLKRAQHSIRQLILVGGLVTVAGGAAAAHYIMRWPWQTALLFGTLVMVTGPTVINPLLKRLKVKRSVATILEAEGVLIDALGAVVATVALEAALGPAHGSPLLWGWHVVSRLAFGAGMGGVAALLLIFFYRVRWLIPEGTQNVFTLAAVLALFQGANQMLSESGIAAVTMAGIVIGNYRTSVLRDLAEFKEELTVLLIGMLFVLLAADVRLPQVLGLGWPGLGVVLVLMFGVRPAAVLAGTWLSGLNWRERLFIAWIGPRGIVAAAVASFFAAAFGARGLPGGYELRALVFLVIAVTVVFAGLTGGPMAGVLGLRRPSQKGWVVLGANGLARGVAKLFKENGQEILCIDSNADHCKAAENDCTRVIYGNGLQTRNLLRAEIDTRRGALALTANDAVNYLFIQKVKAEAKTIALYCALKTDTESLTAKMLHETDAQVAFGKTLDVDLWNRRFDAGQVYLQVWQPAKQPPAEIGAESLVSEYTGNGLIAAVVRRNDKLSPVGDGLRIKKTDQVFFFVFEADLKTAGEFLDQNGWRRSDSFGSDAFSTSTCRLVTRKA
- a CDS encoding TrkA family potassium uptake protein, yielding MKRFAVIGNGNFGFYVAKALYENKNEVIAIDRSKERVQAVEPFCTSAIVQDVTDMEALKGLGLSELDAVIVSTGANIKPSILICYHLARLGVKRIVVKAEDDDHGEILKLLGASEIIRPGMDMAKRLAVQLTSPNILEFLPLEEEYTIAQVAPPAPFTGQSLRDLDLRQRYGVNIIAIKELVPERFVMVPSADFVVKDSDLLIMIGKEADLKKIKELK